One Lolium rigidum isolate FL_2022 unplaced genomic scaffold, APGP_CSIRO_Lrig_0.1 contig_9424_1, whole genome shotgun sequence genomic window, ATAACTGCTGACAGCCAACCGCAGCTTCCTTAGGTTTGTTAGATCACCAAGTCCTCGCCCAAAAAATACTGTTGACTGGTGACGGTCAAGAGAAGTTTCAAACACTTCCAATGCTTCGGTTCCTCCAATTTCATCAGGCATGATGCAACCGTAAGCAATGAAATGGACTAACCGTCCATGTTGAGAAATGGTCGAGGGAACTAAAGCCTTTTGTGAGAAACAGTTTATGGCAAGTGTCTCTAAATACTGTAGTTTTCCTATTTCTTCCGGAACctttgtaatttgtactagattgAGCCTCAAGTACTTCAGGTGATGCAAATTTCCTATACCTGCAAGATGATGGTCTTGTACTTGCTTGCAGTATTCAAAGCCCAAAACACGCAAGTGTTTGAACTCCAACAGAGATGGGACTTTCACATCATTGCCAAAAATACTAAGTGACCGGGCAGCAGATAAATTTAGACCCACCGGTATCTCACCACTATTTTGTACAGACAATCGACGAACCTTCTTATGTTGGTCTGAATTTACACCAGGTACACCAATTATGGTTACAAAGTTCTCTTCAATGGACTTGAATACAATGAACTCAAGTATTGTGTCATGAACTCGACAAACTATCACCTCATCCCATTTATCTTTCTCCAATCTAGGTTGGATCAAACTCCTATTTACTAGCTCATTAAAACACATCTCTCCAGCTTCATAGTGTGTGTATCCatgttttttctgaataaatccCTCGGCAATCCATCTCCTTATCAACATCTTCTTCTCAATAAAAGAGTCTTCTGGGAATATACTAAGGTATAATAAACAGGTTTTGAGATGAGGAGGGAGATCGAAGTAGCTGATTGATATTATCTTTAGCATGGCTTCAATGGTAGGATTTCTTTCTAGTCCACGGCCAATTGAACTTTCGACTTGACACCACTGATCTTTTGTTTTTTCCTTGTTAGATAACAAACCAGATATAGCAATGACTGCCAATGGTAAACCAGCACACTTTTTCAATATTTGACTAGAAACTTCTTCAAGGTGCGTTGGGCATTCTTCTGAGTTGAATAGTCTTTTGTGAAATAATTGCCTTGAGTGAACCATACTAAGAGGATCCATGTTATATATATGACCGTTGAATGATGAACGGCATGATTGGGCAACATTAATCACACGGGTCGTGGTGATTATCCTACAGTCGTAACCATTCCTTGGGAATGCCAGCTTAACAACATCCCATATTTCCTCATTCCATATATCATCAACTACAATAAAATACCTGCATAAACAAATGTAAAAATGTTTGTGAACGACGAAACAATATAATATAGAAATCCGGTTCAATTATAAAAAGTATGTTACATACATAACTGCTCCCTTCATCTCATAGTAAGTGAGAATCTAGTTTCTGTCCTAAGTTAAACCAtctcaagtttgaacaagtttataCAAAAAATAAATGTActgaaatatatttcatgatgaatCTGATGCTGTAGTAGACTAGCAGTGAGTCTGAATACTTGCTAAATATCTTGCGATAGATGTGCTTATTTGTTTATATTAGCTGTACCATATTTGTCTCCCTTATGTTAATCTAATAGTTCAATGTTTTTCACTGACCAAATTTATAATATTGACAGAAAGTAAACAAAAGATTGTATATAATACCTTGTGTCTGCCAGGAAATCTAAGATCCGACTGATAAGTTGTGGTACGTCTTCAATGCTTGAAAGTGGTAAGCTCTGACCTTTGTTTTTCCGACGTTTGGATCGACTTTTGCATAATTCTGTGAAAATAGTTCCCAATACTTCCTTCAAGATTGGATGTTGTGACACTGACACAAAGGCATGGCAATCAAAATGCTCTTTTAGCTCTTCATATACTTGGCGAGCCAGAGTAGTCTTTCCTAGTCCTCCAAATCCAACAATAGAGATCATCTTGGGTTGTTGGTGCCTTGATTCACATCTGATCTCTTGATTGAACAGCTGGAGAAGCTCATTCTTTGGCCCATCAATACCCACAAGATTTGATACATCCTCAAATATAGCCAGAGCTCTGCGGTCAATGGTTACATTGTTGACTTTGGAGATGGAGTCACCAATCGCGTACCTCTTATGCCTCTCGCTCGCCTCGGTGATTTGCTTCTTCAACTCTTCAATGGCCTTGGCAATTTTGTGAGTAGCCTTGGTCCTATCCAGCAAGTTCTTGATCTTCTTCATGAAGCCAGGCTTGGAAGATTTGTCGTGAGCATGTTCTATGAAGTCGTCGAGGCTGTCCTCGATGTCATAGGACAACTCCCGCACCTCCGTCATCCAGAGCTTTACTTGTACATCAGGATCCTCCTCTGTTGACATCTTGACGAAAAAAGCTTCCATGAAGGAAAGCTCCTGAGTGAGGAACTCTATCCCTTCGTGCACCCGGCGCAAGCGCTTGTACTCGTCCCCCAACAGAGTGGCCAGCTTTTCCAGCACCGGCTTCAATGCTCCCGCGGCTACGCTCACTAGAGCGCCCTCCATGGCGCCCCTTTGCGGTAGCTCGGAGTTTGCCCCGCTAGTTCTGTGTGGATGGGTGTGGAAGTGTTGCGGGCTGAATGGATCACTATGGCCTAATCACCACCAACTGAACATGATTGTTTGCTATTTAAGTCACCACATTTAACATTAAATCACTTGATAACCCTGTTGATTGAGACTGCGCACCAGATCTGTCTCTCGATAATTTATCAAAACCATTAGACGTAGATTCCCAGCGAGTGTGAACGGAGACCCATGTAATCACAAAATGTTAACCATGTGTTAGGTGCAAAACCGTGTGTTAGGCGGCATCCAAGACGCTAAGATCGAAAAACTATGTGTAGCGTGTACGAGCTGACAACTTGTTGCAACTTCCGAGCACTTACTCCAATAAAAAAGAAATCTACACGCGCTGAAGGTCATGTGAAGGAAAATAGCACTACCAAAAGCTATTTCTTTAATTTGTAGTACTCCTTTATCTAAAAATAGTACAGTACATTTGTATCTAGATAAAAGTGAGACATCTATTTTTAAATGGTGGAACTAGTACTTAATTACACTAGTGACGTGTGCCCTTTGAGACTTGCCAAGGACAGTTCAAGCCCATACCATATATTCTCACCTTTTTTTGTAGGTGTGCAAGTCCAAATTTTTGCACATGCATCCTTCTGCTTTATAGAAATTGTTAGAACCTTGGGCATTAACAGATAGCCCAATAAAATTCTGAACTTCTCTTTGGCCCATTTATGTATGGCAAGGTGTGGGACTACATTTCTCTTGAGAAATATATGGAGTGATTTATAAGGGGGTTATTCTAGTCattgtaagtgagtgagaatagagaaagagccctcgcgcactccgccgcccgcctcgccatgCCGCTGGTTGCGGTAATCTCGCCGAGCTGAGCTCGTGGCTGTGTAGAATTGGACGTGCGTACCACGACCCCAGAACTTTCCCAAACAACACTATATAAACATGGATGCAAACCATAGCCGCATGTACGAGACACATATATGACCTCTTCTTTCCAAAGTCATACGCCAcaagcttcgtcttcctcatcaccTCCTTCGGATGCACCAACCGACAAGATAGTACTAGGCCTCTAGAACCCTGCCTCTTGTAGACATGTACTTGTGAGGGGCAAtaagtttttggggagcgcttgcACGCGACTACTGGCAACATGACGTCTTTCGGCGACGAGTTCCAGAATGATGATTTCTTCCCAAACAACGACAACCTCTTCGACaatctcaacatgggcgacaactctGACACGACTATTGCTTCCAACGCCGCAGCCACGGCCAACGCTACACCGCATGCGATCTTCTCTTTCCTGTTTCAGGTTGTGCTAGAATTTCTAGTTCTAGTATTTCTAGTACGTGTGATCGGTTTATCTTGTCTAGATACGATGTGTTCATCTAATTTGCTGATCTAAATGATTATTTTACTTGTTGTTTCCGTAGTAATGATTTATTGTTTCCGCTACTACAATGCCGCCTCTTTTTAATGGTTCACATTATAAGAGATGGCGCACGAGAGCAGTTCTCTCGTTTTGAACCATGAACTATTATAGCGCCACTCTTGGCAAACCTGAGGGCGAGCTTTGAGAAAGCTTACGAGAAAATCGATGCCAGATTTAAGGTGGATCTCTTCAGTATTCTTGGGGACAATATTGTTGACCCATACATGACATTTGATCATGGCAAGGAtgtgtgggatgcgctcgaggccaaatttggggtctcgaaCACTAGCACTAAATTGTATGTCGGGAGGAATACATTGACTGCAAGATGACTGGAGAGCTCTCCGTTTTGAGAAACCTCATGAGATACAGTCACTTGCCAAAGATTTTGAGCAGTTTAAATGTACCTTACCAAATAagtttgtggccggtggcattttTGGTCAAGCTTCCTCCCTTATGGAAGAACTTTGCAACTTCTCTGAAATATAAAAGACAAGAGTTTTGTGTTTCAGATCTCATTGTGTCTCTTCATGTGGAAGAAATGGTGAAAGCAAAGGACACACGTTCTCGAGACTTTGAGAAAGATTCTAGCGCTAATGTTGTATagaagaaaaacttccaatccCACAAGCTCAAGCACATGAATAAATTTGAAGGTGATAAGTTTGATGGAAGAACACAGCCTCAcgctcaaccaacttcaagaaaaATAATGATAAGAAGAAAGGGTATTGTCACATTATACCATGTTTAGTGGTCTCAAAAGCAGCTAGTTGCGCCTTTCTCGCCGAACAATAGCGCTAATGATAAACAAAAAGGAAGAGGGGACGAACTTCCAGAGGCTTTTGAAGCTAGCCAAATAATCCAGCAGGATTGGTTCACAAGCCTCTTTAATTAACATATTTTTTACAGAAAATTTGGAGGTTTAGACTTTTCTTTCGGAAAcgaaaaattatatgtttgtggtCCATTTGATTTTCTGCATTGATTCTTGTTGCATTATTATTGAGAGTCCCATTTTTCTTTTCAATGGATTCTACAAGTTACACTTTTCTGCAAGGGATTCCGAAGTTCCATGCACTATACATGCCGTAGAAAACTTACCGTTCACTGTTACATTACTCTATATTTCCTTCAAATTTTGATGCACGATCAGAAATAGAGATGCATGTCTGCACCAAGCAAGCAGATACACATACACATAGCTTTGCTGGTCTACCCGTTTGTCTTTTTTGGTCAACTATCTTTGCTGTCTTACAGGTTTGTCTTTTTGGTTCAAGTGCACACGCGCCTCCTGTGTACCTGCACACACCTGTGTAATACCGTacgtgtgcatgcatgcatgccatgCTTACAAATGCAGCCAGTGTTCATCtccacatgcatgcatggcctagtCAGTTCACTGGCAGTTCCCTTGGCCATGAGACAAGCTTGCATGCATGCCAAAAGCAAGCAACATATGTGTGTGTACAGTGCCGATCTGATTCAGAGACGGAATGCATGAGGAAGGGACGAGATCTCAACTCTGGCATGTGTCATCTGTCATCCATCTATTTAAGGCTAGCTTGGTTCTTATGTTTGCTTGCCCGATTTTAGACTGTTTCAGAAAATAGTAACGAAGAAACAGGGAATCTATGTGGGTTGGAATGTGTAACGTTCAATCTGCTCCTATCCTTTCGGTCCGGTGGATGTGGTATCTTTGTTTTGCATTACAGATGCAAGTGGTTCATCATTAGGGTACTCCGCACTCGAATAGATTTTTGTAGGCTCGGCCATATGTAGGTCATTTTTTGGATAtatcattttttattttaaacatgtttaacaaattcaaaaaaatactgTGATATAGACAATATTGTAATCTACAAGTGTGTAAATTTTCAGAAtgaaatatgttatattttgggctcagcaaaaataacaaatcttgaTTTCATCATTGGTGAACATGAGGTATTAGCACCCGAGGTACAACAACTTGTCACGCGGGAGCAAACTCATACAGTAAGTTGTAAAAGTGAATGATGCAGTACACAAACTTGCACGGATGGAGCAAACAGGTACAACAGCAATCGGAAGGTGACATGTGGCATTGTAAATTTTGTAAAAAAGACCCCTGCATGTTTTTTGcttgaaacttgtaaccatgacgCTGCCTTACAtgcgggtcccacctgtcagtggcTTAGAGAAACAAATAAAACTATATATGCAGAGTGGGCATTTGAAATCTCAATCAAACTATGCAGGGTACCTGCACCTACCAATATACCCAGCAACAATTTCTGATAGTAAACCAGGACACCATTTAATTATAGGAATTTTTCGACGGAGTACTTTATAACCATACATTAATATCCCCTATTTTTAAAGAAATTAACTGTGCAATAGGATAGGAAGCCCCTCCGTAGGAATTATTGCTCTTCTATCCTCTTATTTTCTTGGTTGGACACAGTCCGTACTAAATATATGCTAGCTCTCTGCTCTCAATTTATTTTTGCGAATAGTTCTCAAAATATTTAGTTAGTCTATACTCTACAAGTTTTAGAGAAAAGTGGTGCAGCACCGTTATGTGCACAAAATCGTGATTGAGCAGTAAATTAAAACAGAACAAATATTAGATCATAAAGTCTAAGCTATATATATTAATAAAAAAACCCATAAATATTATTGCACAATTGTCACGTTAGTTTTGTGGCTAAATATCGTAAGATGCAGAAGGCACACACACGACGAACTATCGCGGGCAATTTTTCCTAGTATCTTACTAAAAGTTATTACTGATAATAAAAATGTATGTTACTCCTTCATGTCAGTTTTAATAAAAAGATGTTCTGGTATATTCTCATGAAGCAATGTGAGGGCTAATGGCTGGTGCGGTTATAGCCATCAGGTCGGTTGTGAGTTCAAATCTCCATcaggtattatttttaattatttatttatgtaaGACACTGACAGGTGGAACATGTACGTAAGGCAGC contains:
- the LOC124682373 gene encoding disease resistance protein RGA5-like isoform X1, producing the protein MEGALVSVAAGALKPVLEKLATLLGDEYKRLRRVHEGIEFLTQELSFMEAFFVKMSTEEDPDVQVKLWMTEVRELSYDIEDSLDDFIEHAHDKSSKPGFMKKIKNLLDRTKATHKIAKAIEELKKQITEASERHKRYAIGDSISKVNNVTIDRRALAIFEDVSNLVGIDGPKNELLQLFNQEIRCESRHQQPKMISIVGFGGLGKTTLARQVYEELKEHFDCHAFVSVSQHPILKEVLGTIFTELCKSRSKRRKNKGQSLPLSSIEDVPQLISRILDFLADTRYFIVVDDIWNEEIWDVVKLAFPRNGYDCRIITTTRVINVAQSCRSSFNGHIYNMDPLSMVHSRQLFHKRLFNSEECPTHLEEVSSQILKKCAGLPLAVIAISGLLSNKEKTKDQWCQVESSIGRGLERNPTIEAMLKIISISYFDLPPHLKTCLLYLSIFPEDSFIEKKMLIRRWIAEGFIQKKHGYTHYEAGEMCFNELVNRSLIQPRLEKDKWDEVIVCRVHDTILEFIVFKSIEENFVTIIGVPGVNSDQHKKVRRLSVQNSGEIPVGLNLSAARSLSIFGNDVKVPSLLEFKHLRVLGFEYCKQVQDHHLAGIGNLHHLKYLRLNLVQITKVPEEIGKLQYLETLAINCFSQKALVPSTISQHGRLVHFIAYGCIMPDEIGGTEALEVFETSLDRHQSTVFFGRGLGDLTNLRKLRLAVSSYKAQRELACSLRKLVKANLRFLAISLSGKLNNLVEELNLPAECSLQELWLWGHSISKVPIWIGSLVNLQKLSLRLSSPCQEDLEILGGIPDLRYIFVRNEHCPSAEQLKAAMKVLMEAHPNHPTLVWQQEWRSMA
- the LOC124682373 gene encoding disease resistance protein RGA5-like isoform X2; its protein translation is MEGALVSVAAGALKPVLEKLATLLGDEYKRLRRVHEGIEFLTQELSFMEAFFVKMSTEEDPDVQVKLWMTEVRELSYDIEDSLDDFIEHAHDKSSKPGFMKKIKNLLDRTKATHKIAKAIEELKKQITEASERHKRYAIGDSISKVNNVTIDRRALAIFEDVSNLVGIDGPKNELLQLFNQEIRCESRHQQPKMISIVGFGGLGKTTLARQVYEELKEHFDCHAFVSVSQHPILKEVLGTIFTELCKSRSKRRKNKGQSLPLSSIEDVPQLISRILDFLADTRYFIVVDDIWNEEIWDVVKLAFPRNGYDCRIITTTRVINVAQSCRSSFNGHIYNMDPLSMVHSRQLFHKRLFNSEECPTHLEEVSSQILKKCAGLPLAVIAISGLLSNKEKTKDQWCQVESSIGRGLERNPTIEAMLKIISISYFDLPPHLKTCLLYLSIFPEDSFIEKKMLIRRWIAEGFIQKKHGYTHYEAGEMCFNELVNRSLIQPRLEKDKWDEVIVCRVHDTILEFIVFKSIEENFVTIIGVPGVNSDQHKKVRRLSVQNSGEIPVGLNLSAARSLSIFGNDVKVPSLLEFKHLRVLGFEYCKQVQDHHLADIVQHAVGWRNGTPRRLGEATELKF